The following coding sequences are from one Candidatus Limnocylindrales bacterium window:
- a CDS encoding ABC transporter ATP-binding protein: MENEVLLEIRGLYKDFSGIKVIEGIDLSVKKGERHAIIGPNGAGKTTFFNLLTGRYKPSRGHIYFNGQEITGWPPHKINRMGISRSFQITNIFPGLTVFENVRAAVLSKNHIRFNLISRVDRMKNITEETYFILQKINLLDKKDQPAGELAYGEQRALEIGITLATDPALIMLDEPTAGMSIAETREVVKLIDQLTRGKTLMIIEHDMEVVFTLADVITVIHYGKVLATGKPGEIRGNPSVKDAYLGEHVN; encoded by the coding sequence ATGGAAAACGAGGTCTTATTGGAAATAAGGGGACTTTATAAAGATTTTAGTGGAATCAAAGTTATTGAAGGAATCGATTTATCTGTAAAAAAGGGTGAACGACATGCCATCATCGGTCCTAATGGAGCCGGAAAGACGACCTTTTTTAACCTTTTAACGGGGCGGTATAAACCTTCCAGAGGGCATATCTACTTCAATGGCCAGGAGATCACGGGATGGCCTCCCCATAAGATTAACCGGATGGGAATCTCCCGGTCCTTTCAAATTACCAATATTTTTCCTGGATTGACCGTTTTTGAAAATGTGCGGGCGGCAGTTCTTTCAAAAAATCATATTCGGTTTAATCTTATTTCCCGGGTAGACCGGATGAAAAATATCACCGAAGAAACCTACTTTATCCTCCAAAAAATAAATCTCCTGGACAAAAAGGATCAACCGGCCGGAGAACTTGCATATGGAGAACAGCGGGCCCTGGAAATCGGGATTACCCTGGCCACAGATCCCGCACTGATTATGCTGGATGAACCTACGGCCGGTATGTCCATCGCCGAAACCCGGGAAGTGGTTAAGCTTATTGATCAATTAACCCGAGGAAAAACCCTGATGATTATTGAACATGATATGGAAGTCGTCTTTACTCTGGCGGATGTAATTACCGTGATCCATTATGGAAAAGTCCTGGCAACCGGAAAACCCGGAGAAATAAGGGGGAATCCGTCGGTCAAAGATGCCTATTTGGGAGAACATGTAAATTGA